One window of the Vannielia litorea genome contains the following:
- a CDS encoding AEC family transporter: MLVLTIWPLFALICLGYLLSRRNWPDAAFWPAAERLNYFILFPALLVSSLADAPLRDPAILRMGGAGLVTISLAALAMWAVRRFVVPARPARFGPALQGVIRFNTYVGLAVTAGLTGTAGLGQAAVYLAIAVPFVNVLSIMALSESTGLTAVPRMARSILANPLILACLAGIALSLTGIGLPWGTDRFLDLMGRASLPLGLLCVGAALRPAALRQDLAPLAVIGALRLVAMPFAAALIARAAGLSGTEALVLVVFSAIPVAPTAYVLTRQLGGDGTLMAGLVTSQTLAAVVTIPFVLRLLGQG, from the coding sequence ATGCTCGTCCTCACCATCTGGCCGCTTTTCGCGCTGATCTGCCTTGGCTACCTGCTCTCGCGCCGGAACTGGCCCGATGCCGCCTTCTGGCCCGCCGCAGAGCGGCTCAACTACTTCATCCTGTTTCCAGCGCTTCTCGTCTCAAGCCTCGCCGACGCGCCGTTGCGCGACCCGGCGATCCTGCGGATGGGCGGGGCCGGGCTGGTGACGATCTCGCTTGCAGCGCTGGCGATGTGGGCGGTGCGGCGCTTCGTGGTGCCCGCGCGGCCGGCCCGCTTTGGTCCGGCCCTGCAAGGGGTGATCCGGTTCAACACCTATGTTGGCCTTGCCGTCACTGCCGGGCTTACCGGAACGGCAGGGCTGGGGCAGGCGGCGGTGTATCTCGCCATCGCGGTGCCCTTCGTCAACGTGCTCTCGATCATGGCGCTCTCGGAGTCCACCGGCCTCACGGCCGTGCCGCGCATGGCCCGCAGCATCCTCGCCAATCCTTTGATCCTCGCCTGCCTCGCGGGTATCGCGCTTTCCCTCACCGGCATCGGCCTGCCTTGGGGCACCGACCGCTTTCTCGACCTGATGGGCCGTGCCAGCCTGCCGCTCGGCCTGCTCTGCGTCGGCGCGGCGCTGCGCCCGGCGGCACTGCGGCAAGACCTTGCTCCCCTCGCGGTGATCGGGGCGCTGCGCCTCGTTGCCATGCCTTTCGCCGCAGCTCTCATCGCCCGCGCAGCGGGGCTGAGCGGCACGGAGGCGCTGGTGCTGGTGGTCTTTTCAGCGATCCCCGTGGCCCCAACCGCCTACGTGCTGACTCGCCAACTCGGGGGTGACGGCACGCTTATGGCAGGTCTGGTGACCTCCCAAACCCTCGCCGCCGTTGTGACCATCCCATTCGTGCTCCGTCTCCTCGGCCAAGGCTGA
- a CDS encoding ABC transporter permease, which translates to MSVTAQPQPAAQVNWLLLLLKARTFVALILVFTYFAIAAPNFLSVANAVLISKHVAINAFLAIGMTYVIITGGIDLSVGSVVGLTAMIAGYLLLNGIDLGLGWSIQFNTLEIVGMVCLVGVFVGWVNGLLITRLNVAPFIATLGMLYIARGAALLMSGGRTFPNLNGNPDYGSHTFPFIGTGNLLGIPVMIWILIAVALVATYIAQRTPLGRHIYATGGNERGAELSGVRVRRVKMFVYMFSGLMAAIVGIIIASQLKAAHPATGEFFELNAIAAAVLGGTSMSGGRGRIWGTIVGAFVIGILSDGLVMMGVSSFWQMVIKGLVIVAAVVIDQAQSRLQARVALAQEAAG; encoded by the coding sequence ATGAGCGTCACCGCCCAACCGCAACCCGCTGCGCAGGTGAACTGGCTCCTTCTGCTCTTGAAGGCCCGGACCTTCGTGGCGCTGATCCTCGTTTTCACCTACTTTGCCATCGCCGCGCCAAACTTTTTGAGCGTCGCCAACGCGGTGCTGATCTCCAAGCACGTGGCAATCAATGCCTTTCTGGCCATCGGTATGACCTACGTCATCATCACCGGCGGCATCGACCTGTCGGTCGGCTCGGTCGTGGGCCTGACCGCGATGATCGCGGGCTATCTACTCCTGAACGGAATCGACCTCGGCTTGGGCTGGTCGATCCAGTTCAACACGCTGGAGATCGTGGGGATGGTCTGCCTAGTGGGCGTTTTCGTCGGCTGGGTGAACGGGCTGCTGATCACCCGCCTCAACGTGGCGCCCTTCATCGCCACGCTGGGCATGCTCTACATCGCCCGCGGGGCGGCGCTGCTGATGTCGGGCGGGCGGACCTTTCCGAACCTCAACGGCAACCCGGACTACGGCTCCCACACCTTTCCCTTCATCGGCACCGGCAACCTGCTGGGCATTCCGGTGATGATCTGGATCCTGATCGCGGTGGCTCTGGTGGCGACTTACATCGCCCAGCGCACCCCGCTCGGGCGGCACATCTACGCCACCGGCGGCAACGAGCGCGGGGCCGAACTATCGGGCGTGCGGGTACGCCGGGTGAAGATGTTTGTCTACATGTTCTCGGGGCTGATGGCCGCCATCGTCGGCATCATCATCGCCTCCCAGCTCAAGGCCGCGCACCCGGCTACAGGAGAGTTCTTCGAGCTGAACGCCATCGCTGCGGCGGTGCTGGGCGGCACCTCGATGTCGGGCGGGCGCGGGCGGATCTGGGGCACGATTGTCGGAGCTTTTGTCATTGGTATCCTCTCGGACGGGCTGGTGATGATGGGCGTCTCGTCGTTCTGGCAGATGGTCATCAAGGGGCTGGTGATCGTCGCAGCCGTGGTGATCGATCAGGCCCAGAGCCGATTGCAGGCGCGGGTGGCGCTGGCGCAGGAGGCGGCGGGCTGA
- a CDS encoding sugar ABC transporter ATP-binding protein: protein MSDTQQHPIGLSIRDAVKVYPGTRALKGVDFDIRMGAVNVLVGENGAGKSTLMKVISGVEPLTEGQITVEGQPVKFASKDDAVRAGIGIVFQELNLFPEMTVAENIFIGHEPTRAGFHLDTSSERARSAALLTRLEQVIDPDTPLGFLKIGQQQIVEIAKALAEDARILILDEPTSALSAKEVEVLFKLIDELTAQGVGIVYISHRLEELIRIGDYITVLRDGEITGSRSMEGVDIRWIVEAMIGGAQKDFAAPISHELGAEVFRAEEVVLPKMGGGYHVDHVSLSVKAGEIVGIYGLMGAGRTELMECIIGRHPSSSLGRYFVEGAPLKARAVADRIARGIALVPEDRKHDGLVQIMAIRENLTLSSLGEVSRGFHIDLKREAGRALEFIKRLTIKVSIAENPVSSLSGGNQQKVVIGKALMTGPKILLMDEPTRGVDVGAKAEIYTVMRQLAAEGLGVLFCTSEIEECMALSDRILVMADGRITGEFSHDAEAADVLAAATPMSTDRESAA, encoded by the coding sequence ATGAGCGATACGCAGCAGCACCCAATCGGACTGTCGATCCGCGATGCAGTGAAGGTCTATCCCGGCACCCGGGCGCTGAAGGGCGTGGATTTCGATATCCGCATGGGCGCGGTCAACGTGCTGGTGGGCGAGAACGGGGCGGGCAAGTCCACCCTGATGAAGGTGATCTCCGGCGTGGAGCCGCTCACCGAAGGGCAGATCACCGTCGAGGGGCAGCCGGTGAAGTTCGCCTCCAAGGACGACGCCGTGCGCGCAGGCATCGGCATCGTTTTTCAGGAGTTGAACCTGTTCCCCGAGATGACCGTGGCCGAGAACATCTTCATCGGGCACGAACCCACCCGCGCAGGCTTTCACCTCGACACCAGCAGCGAACGCGCGCGCAGTGCCGCGTTACTCACGAGGCTGGAGCAGGTCATCGACCCTGACACGCCGCTTGGTTTCCTCAAGATCGGCCAGCAGCAGATCGTCGAGATCGCCAAGGCGCTGGCCGAAGATGCCCGCATCCTCATTCTCGATGAGCCCACATCGGCGCTCTCGGCTAAGGAGGTCGAGGTGCTGTTCAAGTTGATCGACGAGTTGACCGCGCAGGGCGTGGGCATCGTCTACATCTCGCACCGGCTCGAAGAGCTGATCCGCATCGGCGACTACATCACCGTGCTGCGCGATGGCGAGATCACCGGATCCCGCAGCATGGAAGGCGTCGATATCCGCTGGATCGTCGAGGCCATGATCGGCGGGGCGCAAAAGGACTTCGCCGCGCCGATCAGCCACGAGCTGGGGGCCGAGGTGTTTCGGGCCGAGGAGGTGGTGCTGCCCAAGATGGGCGGCGGTTACCACGTTGATCACGTCTCGCTCTCAGTGAAGGCGGGCGAGATCGTAGGCATCTACGGGCTGATGGGCGCGGGCCGGACCGAGTTGATGGAATGCATCATCGGTCGTCACCCCTCCAGCTCGCTCGGGCGCTACTTCGTGGAGGGCGCGCCGCTGAAGGCCCGCGCCGTGGCCGACCGCATCGCGCGGGGCATCGCTCTGGTGCCCGAAGACCGCAAGCACGACGGGCTGGTGCAGATCATGGCGATCCGCGAGAACCTCACTCTATCGTCGCTTGGCGAGGTGTCGCGCGGGTTTCACATCGACCTCAAGCGCGAGGCCGGGCGGGCGCTGGAGTTCATCAAGCGGCTCACCATCAAGGTCTCCATCGCCGAGAACCCGGTGTCGTCGCTCTCGGGCGGCAACCAGCAGAAGGTGGTGATCGGGAAGGCGCTGATGACCGGCCCGAAGATATTGCTGATGGACGAGCCCACGCGCGGCGTCGACGTGGGCGCAAAAGCCGAGATCTACACGGTCATGCGCCAACTCGCCGCCGAGGGGCTGGGCGTGCTGTTCTGCACCTCCGAGATCGAGGAATGCATGGCGCTGAGTGACCGCATTCTCGTCATGGCCGATGGCCGGATCACCGGCGAGTTCTCACATGATGCCGAGGCCGCCGATGTGCTCGCCGCGGCCACCCCCATGAGCACAGACAGGGAGAGCGCCGCATGA
- a CDS encoding DUF2291 family protein, translated as MNRVLLLALAASTALGLSGCKIVYDDDKDETAIPAGPEGDDARNEARLEETFEPQLLPYVRDKAVEVSELRSQIAADIEAAGKSHAQRGSGAGAAWNFPVSGSGVVVQAKLDTRARTLGLDTDADGSADTTLQLGPVIKGTALRDGVPFYNFDDFRDQIEYAKLSRALNDRISAAITLPEGDPLGSTVSFLGVTPLRSATDALVVTPVEVTFRP; from the coding sequence ATGAACAGGGTACTCCTGCTCGCACTGGCCGCATCCACGGCGCTGGGCCTCTCGGGCTGCAAGATCGTCTACGATGACGACAAAGATGAAACGGCCATCCCTGCCGGGCCGGAGGGTGACGACGCCCGCAACGAGGCGCGGCTGGAGGAGACCTTCGAGCCACAGCTCCTGCCCTATGTTCGCGACAAGGCGGTGGAGGTGAGCGAGTTGCGCAGCCAGATCGCCGCCGATATCGAAGCAGCCGGAAAATCCCATGCCCAGCGCGGAAGCGGTGCGGGCGCGGCCTGGAACTTTCCGGTCTCGGGCAGCGGCGTGGTGGTGCAAGCCAAACTCGACACGCGCGCGCGAACGTTGGGGCTAGATACAGATGCGGATGGCAGCGCCGATACCACGCTGCAACTCGGCCCGGTCATCAAGGGCACGGCCCTGCGCGATGGCGTGCCGTTCTACAACTTCGACGATTTCCGCGACCAGATCGAATACGCCAAACTCTCCCGCGCCCTGAACGATCGGATCAGTGCGGCGATCACCCTGCCGGAGGGCGACCCGCTGGGCAGCACCGTCAGCTTCCTCGGCGTCACGCCGCTACGCTCGGCCACCGACGCGCTGGTGGTCACCCCGGTGGAGGTCACCTTCCGGCCATGA
- a CDS encoding D-ribose ABC transporter substrate-binding protein, whose protein sequence is MTFKTKLMAAATALMTLPLMASADTIAIITPSHDNPFFKAEADGAAAKAEELGYETMVLVHDDDANKQSELFDSAIAAGVAAIILDNAGADASVAAVQKAKDAGIPSFLIDREITETGVAVSQIVSNNYQGAQLGAEEFVALMGEEGKYAELVGKESDTNAGIRSQGYHDVIDQYPELEMVAQQTANWSQTEAFTVMESMLQANPDIKGVISGNDTMAMGAWAALEAAGRTDVIVVGFDGSNDVRDSILAGGIKATVLQPAYAQAQMAVMQADQFLKTGSTGLDEKQLMDCVLVNGDNAGQLETFALQ, encoded by the coding sequence ATGACGTTCAAGACCAAGCTGATGGCCGCCGCTACGGCCCTGATGACCCTGCCGCTGATGGCATCGGCAGACACCATCGCGATCATCACCCCGAGCCACGACAACCCCTTCTTCAAGGCCGAGGCCGATGGCGCCGCCGCCAAGGCGGAGGAGCTGGGCTACGAGACCATGGTGCTCGTGCACGACGATGACGCCAACAAGCAGTCCGAGCTGTTCGACAGCGCGATTGCCGCAGGCGTGGCGGCGATCATCCTCGACAACGCCGGGGCCGATGCCTCGGTGGCCGCAGTGCAGAAGGCCAAGGATGCGGGCATCCCCTCCTTCCTGATAGACCGCGAGATCACCGAGACCGGCGTGGCGGTGAGCCAGATCGTCTCGAACAACTACCAAGGCGCGCAGCTTGGTGCCGAGGAGTTCGTCGCGCTCATGGGTGAAGAGGGTAAATATGCCGAGCTGGTGGGCAAGGAGAGTGACACCAACGCCGGCATCCGAAGCCAAGGCTACCATGACGTGATCGACCAGTATCCCGAGCTGGAGATGGTTGCCCAGCAAACCGCCAACTGGTCGCAGACCGAGGCCTTCACGGTGATGGAGTCCATGCTGCAGGCGAACCCCGACATCAAGGGCGTGATCTCTGGTAACGACACCATGGCGATGGGCGCATGGGCCGCGCTCGAGGCCGCTGGCCGGACTGATGTGATCGTGGTGGGCTTCGACGGCTCCAACGACGTGCGCGACTCTATCCTCGCGGGCGGCATCAAGGCCACCGTGCTCCAGCCCGCCTATGCGCAGGCTCAAATGGCGGTTATGCAGGCCGACCAGTTTCTCAAGACCGGCTCCACCGGCCTTGACGAAAAACAGCTGATGGATTGCGTGCTGGTGAACGGCGACAACGCCGGCCAGCTCGAAACCTTCGCCCTGCAGTAA
- a CDS encoding Gfo/Idh/MocA family protein has translation MLKGGIIGTGFFAANHLNGWKAVEGAKIVALCDLDQQKARAAADSFGVAHVHTDAGEMMRAHGLDFVDIITTAPSHRPLVELALSHGAHVICQKPFAEIMADARAMVEAAEAAGKTLMVHENFRWQSPVRRVIELVRAGRIGVPFFCRASFRSGYDVFSGQPYLAEGARFIIEDLGIHVLDIARALMGDAARVSAVTTRINPAIKGEDVATILLTHESGMASVVDCSYATRRAPETFPETLLEIDGPKGSIRLDAGYRLTVQAEGAEEVIDASPPLLPWAERPWHNIQESVVTIQQHFIDSLSAGTAPETSGADNLKTLALVEAAYVSAAEGRSVATDSLG, from the coding sequence ATGCTGAAAGGTGGAATCATCGGCACGGGCTTTTTTGCCGCCAATCACCTGAACGGGTGGAAGGCGGTGGAGGGTGCCAAGATCGTCGCACTCTGCGACCTCGACCAGCAAAAGGCACGGGCGGCGGCCGACAGCTTTGGTGTGGCGCACGTGCATACCGATGCGGGTGAGATGATGCGTGCTCATGGGCTCGACTTTGTGGATATCATCACCACCGCCCCCAGCCATCGCCCCTTGGTCGAACTGGCACTCAGCCATGGCGCACACGTGATCTGCCAAAAGCCCTTTGCCGAAATCATGGCCGACGCCCGCGCCATGGTGGAGGCCGCCGAAGCTGCAGGCAAAACCCTGATGGTGCACGAGAATTTCCGGTGGCAATCACCAGTGCGGCGGGTGATCGAGCTGGTCCGCGCTGGCAGGATCGGTGTGCCGTTCTTCTGCCGTGCCTCGTTTCGCTCGGGGTATGACGTGTTTTCCGGCCAGCCGTATCTCGCGGAGGGCGCGCGCTTCATTATCGAGGACCTCGGCATCCATGTGCTGGACATTGCTCGCGCACTCATGGGCGACGCTGCCCGTGTTTCGGCGGTGACGACCCGGATCAACCCGGCCATCAAGGGCGAGGATGTGGCCACCATCCTGCTGACGCACGAGAGCGGCATGGCCAGCGTGGTCGATTGCTCCTACGCCACCCGCCGCGCGCCCGAGACGTTCCCCGAAACCCTGCTTGAGATCGACGGGCCGAAGGGCTCAATCCGGCTGGACGCAGGCTACAGGCTGACGGTGCAGGCGGAGGGTGCAGAAGAGGTGATCGATGCTTCGCCGCCCCTACTCCCCTGGGCTGAGCGCCCCTGGCACAACATCCAGGAGAGCGTCGTCACGATTCAGCAGCATTTCATCGACAGCCTGTCTGCAGGCACGGCACCCGAAACCAGCGGTGCCGACAACCTGAAGACACTGGCACTTGTCGAGGCCGCCTATGTTTCGGCGGCCGAAGGGAGGAGCGTGGCGACCGACAGCCTCGGCTGA
- a CDS encoding GAF domain-containing sensor histidine kinase: MDSREETELAHYLAISRAVAGEMDLQNVLNGIAGAVKSKLLDYHHLDVAVVLPGDKSKHFALETGIETVWNRDGEGRPNDLAPVRQVLNGELGSLMTGDAWADPRFHFDGADDAPIFEANLRSRIHVPLTVHGEVIGVLSFSSPQRDAYGEEDVRKAQNVADLIAPYFYALNMSDQAQSSARAAGAARGREHSLRHGAQRLTEAMEAERRRLGMELHDQTLADLSAVFRRVSRLAGQPGPDSAELQEIAKAISRCTTDLRSIIENTKPGILDLFGLSQAIEAQLERATQGLDRRVKTSVSDDTGDLLERSEYRLQLAVFRIVQEAVTNAVKHSECSKIDVHLAVVGEHCLEVTVANDGRVPAEGWRRSGRGVDNIRIRAALIGASVAFERDPMGSGSRTVLSIPCEIVRAGTETPEAAAAIATDVGTLDAAALAAAGKRVP, encoded by the coding sequence ATGGACAGCCGGGAGGAAACCGAGCTCGCTCATTACCTTGCGATTTCGCGGGCAGTGGCGGGCGAGATGGATTTGCAAAACGTTCTCAACGGCATCGCGGGTGCGGTGAAGTCCAAGCTGTTGGACTATCACCACCTCGATGTGGCGGTGGTCCTGCCCGGCGACAAATCCAAGCATTTCGCGCTGGAAACAGGCATCGAAACGGTTTGGAACCGCGATGGCGAGGGCCGCCCGAATGATCTGGCGCCGGTGCGGCAGGTGCTCAATGGCGAATTGGGCAGCCTGATGACGGGCGATGCCTGGGCCGATCCGCGGTTTCACTTCGATGGGGCCGATGACGCGCCGATCTTCGAGGCAAACCTGCGCAGCCGTATTCATGTGCCGCTGACGGTGCATGGCGAGGTCATCGGCGTGCTCAGTTTCTCGTCGCCGCAGCGCGATGCCTATGGCGAGGAGGACGTGCGCAAGGCTCAGAACGTGGCCGACCTCATCGCCCCCTATTTCTACGCGCTCAACATGTCCGACCAGGCGCAATCCTCTGCGCGGGCCGCGGGCGCGGCACGCGGGCGGGAGCATTCGCTGCGTCACGGCGCGCAACGGCTGACCGAGGCGATGGAAGCCGAGCGCCGTCGTCTCGGCATGGAACTGCACGACCAGACCCTCGCCGACCTATCTGCCGTATTCCGGCGCGTTTCGCGGCTTGCCGGGCAACCGGGACCGGACAGCGCGGAATTGCAGGAAATCGCCAAGGCCATCTCGCGCTGCACGACCGATCTGCGCAGCATCATCGAAAACACCAAGCCCGGCATCCTTGACCTCTTCGGTCTGTCTCAGGCCATCGAAGCCCAACTCGAGAGGGCCACACAGGGGCTGGACCGCAGGGTCAAGACCTCTGTGAGCGACGATACTGGCGACCTGCTCGAACGTTCGGAATACCGATTGCAACTGGCCGTTTTTCGTATCGTGCAGGAGGCAGTGACAAACGCGGTAAAGCATTCCGAATGCAGCAAGATCGACGTGCACCTCGCCGTTGTTGGTGAGCATTGCCTCGAGGTCACCGTAGCAAATGATGGGCGCGTGCCCGCTGAGGGCTGGCGCCGGTCGGGGCGAGGGGTCGACAACATCCGTATCAGGGCCGCGCTGATCGGCGCGAGCGTGGCGTTCGAGCGCGACCCGATGGGCTCTGGCAGCCGGACGGTGCTGAGCATCCCGTGCGAAATCGTTCGGGCTGGCACTGAGACCCCGGAGGCCGCTGCCGCGATAGCCACCGATGTCGGCACCTTGGACGCTGCCGCCCTTGCCGCCGCTGGGAAGCGCGTTCCATGA
- a CDS encoding response regulator transcription factor yields the protein MNILIAEDDPFHRAFLAGTVREALPGCEAVLEAEGGEQAVALARDNRIDGVVMDIQMPEVSGIAAASKIWETRPDMRILFWSNYSDEAYVRGVSRIVPKEAVYGYVLKTASAQRLGLAMMGIFLEDQCIIDREVRGVQQRAMDLHEGLSNTEFEVLTDIALGLTDKAIAARRGISTRSVQSRLKQLYEKLGIDQQPHDDEGPVFNSRARAVALALSRGLLNLEGMSLGEAKLRRWLEKGQ from the coding sequence ATGAACATTCTCATCGCCGAAGATGACCCGTTTCACCGCGCCTTCCTCGCTGGCACCGTCCGAGAGGCTCTACCTGGCTGCGAGGCCGTGCTGGAGGCCGAAGGCGGAGAACAGGCGGTGGCGCTTGCGCGGGACAACCGGATCGACGGCGTGGTGATGGATATCCAGATGCCGGAGGTCAGCGGCATCGCCGCCGCCTCGAAGATCTGGGAGACCCGTCCCGACATGCGCATCCTGTTCTGGTCCAACTACTCCGACGAGGCCTACGTGCGCGGCGTGTCCCGGATCGTGCCCAAGGAGGCCGTCTATGGCTACGTGTTGAAGACCGCCTCGGCCCAACGGCTTGGCCTCGCGATGATGGGGATTTTTCTTGAGGACCAATGCATTATCGATCGCGAGGTGCGCGGCGTTCAGCAGCGGGCGATGGACTTGCACGAGGGTCTGTCGAACACAGAGTTCGAGGTGCTGACCGACATTGCGCTTGGCCTAACAGACAAGGCCATTGCGGCACGGAGGGGCATATCGACCCGCTCGGTGCAGAGCCGCCTGAAGCAGCTCTACGAGAAGCTAGGCATAGACCAGCAGCCGCACGACGATGAGGGCCCGGTGTTCAACTCCCGCGCCCGTGCGGTGGCGCTAGCGCTGTCACGCGGGTTGTTGAACCTTGAGGGCATGTCGCTGGGAGAGGCCAAGCTGAGGCGTTGGCTGGAGAAAGGCCAATAG
- a CDS encoding LacI family DNA-binding transcriptional regulator, whose amino-acid sequence MDTAKKPLLTDIAARANVSLATVDRVVNRRKGVSERTRRRVLEAARALGYIGEEEAAHIGAERALNIAVLLPAGTNPYLRLLGERVKARIGLAGASDPFLRCLFIESFDADALAEALRKCADWADGVAFFAIEHPKVRAAAEEIAARGVRLVTLVSNLGERAGVAHIGLDNHAVGRTGGLLVGRLAGRTEGAVALVAGSRNYRAHSDREAGFLSLIDEMFPGLTLVGLREGHDDAGENYRHTLALLDQQPNLVGIYNVGGSSGGITRALRERGREDVVFVGHGLTADTRRALLDGTMDAVFDQDPDVLLDRGIHSLTHRESAPAPLKLDIYFRENLP is encoded by the coding sequence ATGGATACGGCAAAAAAGCCGTTGCTTACCGATATCGCGGCGCGGGCCAATGTGTCGCTTGCCACGGTGGACCGGGTGGTCAACCGCCGCAAGGGCGTGTCGGAGCGCACCCGGCGCCGCGTGCTCGAAGCGGCCCGTGCGTTGGGCTACATCGGCGAGGAGGAGGCCGCGCATATCGGGGCCGAACGCGCGCTGAACATCGCCGTCCTGCTGCCCGCTGGCACCAACCCATACCTCCGGCTGCTAGGCGAGCGGGTGAAGGCCCGCATCGGGCTGGCGGGCGCGAGCGACCCGTTCTTGCGGTGCCTCTTCATCGAGAGTTTTGACGCCGATGCGCTGGCGGAGGCCCTGCGCAAATGTGCCGACTGGGCCGATGGCGTGGCTTTCTTCGCCATCGAGCACCCCAAGGTCCGCGCGGCGGCGGAGGAGATCGCTGCACGCGGCGTGCGGCTCGTCACCCTCGTGTCCAACCTCGGCGAGCGGGCGGGTGTGGCCCATATCGGGCTCGACAACCACGCGGTGGGTCGCACCGGCGGGCTGCTTGTCGGGCGCTTGGCCGGGCGGACCGAAGGCGCCGTGGCGCTGGTGGCCGGGTCCCGCAACTATCGCGCCCACAGTGACCGGGAGGCCGGGTTTCTGAGCCTGATCGACGAGATGTTTCCGGGGCTGACGCTCGTTGGGCTGCGCGAGGGCCATGACGACGCGGGCGAGAACTACCGCCACACCCTTGCCCTGCTGGACCAGCAGCCTAACCTCGTGGGCATTTACAATGTCGGCGGCTCCTCCGGCGGTATTACCCGCGCGCTGCGCGAGAGGGGCCGTGAGGATGTGGTGTTTGTCGGACACGGGCTCACAGCAGACACCCGCCGCGCCCTGTTGGACGGAACGATGGACGCCGTCTTCGACCAAGACCCGGATGTGCTTCTCGACCGAGGCATACACAGTTTGACACATCGGGAGTCCGCCCCCGCACCGCTGAAGCTGGATATCTACTTTCGAGAGAACCTGCCGTGA
- a CDS encoding TRAP transporter substrate-binding protein, whose translation MTKFNGFNRRSVLALGGAAVAAPFVARPAFAQSTTLRYGHNNEVASVAGAQADWFAEALGQTSGGDIEVQVFPNSQLGKLQELAEAVSLGTIAFSHNTAGALGSLYQPFAALDTPYLYRDIDHLMAVTDVESPVMQELNEGLIAAANVRVIYAHYFGRRNLTCSKAVMGPADLEGVKIRAVPFPIYTTAVEGMGAVAVPVDWSEVPTALATGVVQGQENPVNVVLNVKLYEVQSHLMLTGHMSNAEVVVMNEDVWQGMTDAQKDAVREASTQTREKATKAILDNEEGETQQLRDLGMTVIGEEDGLDLAGFREGVSKLVDERFGAEYGDLYAKIAAVSA comes from the coding sequence ATGACAAAATTCAACGGTTTCAACCGCCGCTCCGTGCTGGCCCTCGGGGGCGCCGCCGTGGCCGCGCCCTTTGTCGCGCGGCCCGCCTTCGCGCAGAGCACCACGCTGCGCTACGGCCACAACAACGAGGTCGCCTCGGTTGCCGGGGCGCAGGCCGACTGGTTTGCCGAAGCCCTCGGCCAGACCTCGGGCGGCGATATCGAGGTGCAGGTCTTCCCCAACAGCCAGCTGGGCAAGTTGCAGGAGCTGGCCGAAGCCGTCTCGCTTGGGACCATTGCGTTTTCGCACAACACCGCCGGGGCGCTCGGCTCGCTCTACCAGCCCTTCGCCGCGCTCGACACGCCCTACCTCTACCGTGACATCGACCACCTGATGGCGGTGACGGACGTAGAAAGCCCGGTGATGCAGGAGCTGAACGAGGGCCTCATCGCCGCCGCCAACGTGCGGGTGATCTATGCCCACTACTTCGGCCGCCGCAACCTGACCTGCTCCAAGGCGGTCATGGGCCCGGCCGACCTCGAAGGCGTGAAGATCCGCGCCGTGCCTTTCCCGATCTACACCACCGCCGTCGAAGGCATGGGCGCCGTCGCGGTGCCGGTCGACTGGTCGGAGGTGCCCACCGCGCTGGCCACCGGCGTGGTGCAGGGGCAGGAGAACCCGGTGAACGTGGTGCTCAACGTCAAGCTCTACGAGGTGCAGAGCCACCTCATGCTGACCGGCCACATGAGCAATGCCGAAGTGGTGGTGATGAACGAAGATGTCTGGCAGGGCATGACTGACGCCCAGAAGGACGCCGTGCGCGAGGCCTCGACCCAGACCCGCGAAAAGGCCACCAAGGCGATCCTCGACAACGAGGAAGGCGAGACCCAGCAGCTTCGCGATCTCGGCATGACCGTGATCGGCGAAGAAGACGGGCTCGACCTTGCCGGCTTCCGCGAGGGCGTGTCGAAGCTGGTCGACGAGCGCTTCGGCGCCGAGTACGGCGACCTCTACGCCAAGATCGCCGCCGTCTCGGCCTGA
- a CDS encoding TRAP transporter small permease, whose translation MGLGLTLLALMAGLVVLQVSARNFADVGLPWADELARFSCIGLVFLSVPLLAGRGSLVAVTMLPDMLGPRAARWFGLVSDVATLAFAALLLWSFAEFLPRAGKFLTPAMRVPNWVYYSLALTGSLFLALVALERIVTTLRGGAPSAPYGETGEEEALKTA comes from the coding sequence GTGGGGCTCGGCCTCACCCTTCTCGCCCTCATGGCTGGGCTGGTGGTGCTTCAGGTCTCGGCCCGGAATTTTGCCGATGTGGGCCTGCCCTGGGCCGATGAGCTGGCGAGGTTCTCCTGCATCGGGCTGGTGTTTCTCTCGGTGCCTCTGCTCGCGGGCCGTGGCTCGCTGGTGGCGGTCACGATGCTCCCCGACATGCTGGGCCCGCGTGCCGCCCGCTGGTTCGGTCTGGTGTCCGATGTGGCCACCCTCGCCTTCGCCGCGCTGCTGCTCTGGAGCTTTGCCGAGTTTCTGCCCCGCGCCGGCAAGTTCCTGACGCCCGCGATGCGGGTGCCCAACTGGGTCTATTATTCACTCGCGCTGACCGGCTCCCTGTTTCTGGCCCTCGTGGCATTGGAGCGGATCGTGACCACCCTGCGCGGCGGCGCCCCCTCCGCCCCCTACGGCGAAACGGGTGAAGAAGAGGCACTCAAAACCGCATGA